A section of the Paenibacillus aurantius genome encodes:
- a CDS encoding glycerophosphodiester phosphodiesterase, which yields MTEGNQKIRGIAHRGYPGKAPENTLKSFQWAIDLNFSHLELDVQLSKDGEVIVMHDWTVDRVCGEPGTVRDMTLAELKRLRVGGVEEVPTLEETLELCRGKLIVSIELKQGGDYYAGLEEKVVERVRRLRMTDQVYIISFDQYSVVKVKQLCPEVEVGIILGGNSPFLYHPLQQMGASYLAVPLKYLNEDAVEQCSKHGLQLITWPADNAEQIAKVTPYPDVLVTTNELEIWRDHAIRTGQFWTGK from the coding sequence GTGACGGAAGGAAACCAAAAAATCAGGGGAATCGCCCACCGGGGATATCCCGGGAAAGCGCCCGAAAATACGCTGAAGTCGTTTCAATGGGCTATCGACTTGAACTTCTCCCACCTCGAGCTGGATGTTCAGTTATCCAAGGACGGGGAAGTCATCGTCATGCACGATTGGACCGTTGACCGCGTATGCGGCGAGCCAGGCACCGTTCGCGATATGACGCTCGCTGAGCTTAAGCGCTTACGTGTCGGTGGGGTGGAAGAGGTCCCTACGCTGGAGGAAACGCTGGAGCTGTGCCGGGGCAAGCTGATTGTGAGCATTGAGCTTAAGCAGGGAGGAGATTATTATGCCGGACTCGAAGAGAAGGTCGTCGAACGGGTTCGCCGTCTGAGGATGACGGATCAGGTGTATATCATTTCCTTCGACCAGTACTCGGTTGTCAAAGTGAAGCAGCTATGCCCCGAGGTGGAGGTAGGCATAATACTTGGAGGGAACAGTCCCTTTCTTTACCACCCGCTTCAGCAGATGGGAGCCTCTTATTTGGCCGTTCCACTTAAGTATTTGAATGAGGATGCCGTCGAGCAGTGCTCGAAGCATGGGCTGCAGCTAATCACCTGGCCCGCGGATAATGCCGAACAGATAGCAAAAGTTACCCCATACCCGGATGTCCTGGTTACCACGAACGAACTGGAGATTTGGCGGGACCATGCGATCCGAACCGGCCAATTTTGGACCGGAAAATGA
- a CDS encoding type 2 periplasmic-binding domain-containing protein, translated as MRPINRKRLTAYVSLAASATVLVAGCGGKEKPGNAEGAAGSKDLHILLSHSNAKYAMQVKEGDRYIQELSKQSGYNLKFEFLGHGNDFTQQMTVRFASGDLPDLIRTDSINSTMHPGALDKGVFQDLTPLIEKYGPNLKKKIPKEAWESPRVSKDGKIYGIPALSALPASRVVYIRQDWLDKLGMQQPKTVDDYLKFFEAVKKEDMNGNGDPNDEYGFYVRENLIYSNLFFQEFGADPGAWYWKNGKLEPGMIQPEIKDSLKFWKDLYDKGYINPNLFTNKSADWEAGIKQGKGGVWIHDVTNYNSNWGLPEFYVNQKGAKVSMLEAPQGPKGKGLSVQGDQIYFVWTVPTQKKNAEEVIKFLNWAWSDEADPFFALGIKDYNYKEEGGKPKWDLNEPANKENDASVFYQLSINPRGDGRMGSKLLDVIPNSEAIKAGIKTAAANVVPNDALHMPTLENLKTHPELVPGTGAGTLFLDMFAKVITGKEPVDSGFDNFVKEWRRRGGDDVIKEATDWYNGFHKK; from the coding sequence ATGAGACCGATAAACCGAAAGCGCTTAACAGCCTATGTTTCGCTTGCTGCGTCTGCTACGGTGCTTGTCGCGGGCTGTGGAGGGAAGGAGAAGCCGGGGAATGCCGAGGGAGCAGCGGGCTCCAAAGATCTTCATATTCTGCTTTCGCATTCGAATGCCAAATACGCGATGCAGGTGAAGGAAGGAGACCGTTATATCCAGGAATTGTCCAAGCAGTCGGGCTATAACCTGAAATTTGAATTTCTCGGCCACGGAAATGATTTTACCCAGCAGATGACCGTTCGTTTCGCCTCAGGCGACCTGCCGGATCTGATCCGCACGGACAGCATCAATTCCACCATGCACCCGGGGGCGCTGGACAAAGGGGTGTTTCAGGACCTCACTCCTCTTATTGAGAAATACGGCCCGAACCTGAAAAAGAAGATTCCTAAGGAGGCCTGGGAAAGCCCGCGCGTCAGCAAGGATGGAAAGATTTACGGAATTCCAGCCCTTTCGGCGCTTCCGGCCTCGCGGGTGGTCTATATCCGCCAGGACTGGCTGGATAAGCTGGGCATGCAGCAGCCGAAGACGGTGGACGACTACTTGAAGTTTTTTGAAGCGGTCAAGAAGGAAGATATGAACGGCAACGGGGATCCGAATGACGAGTACGGCTTCTACGTCCGGGAGAATCTTATTTACTCCAACCTGTTCTTTCAGGAATTCGGAGCGGACCCGGGCGCGTGGTATTGGAAGAACGGCAAGCTGGAGCCGGGGATGATTCAGCCGGAAATCAAGGACTCCTTAAAATTCTGGAAGGACTTGTATGATAAAGGCTATATCAACCCGAACCTGTTCACGAACAAATCGGCGGATTGGGAAGCGGGCATCAAGCAGGGGAAAGGCGGCGTCTGGATTCATGATGTGACGAATTACAACTCCAACTGGGGACTGCCGGAGTTCTACGTTAACCAGAAGGGGGCCAAGGTCAGTATGCTGGAAGCTCCGCAGGGTCCTAAAGGAAAAGGCCTATCGGTACAAGGAGACCAGATTTACTTCGTATGGACCGTGCCGACCCAGAAGAAGAACGCGGAGGAAGTTATCAAGTTTCTTAACTGGGCTTGGTCGGATGAGGCGGATCCCTTCTTTGCCCTCGGCATCAAGGATTACAACTATAAGGAAGAGGGCGGCAAGCCGAAGTGGGATCTGAATGAACCGGCCAATAAAGAGAATGACGCTTCCGTCTTCTATCAGCTTTCCATCAACCCCCGGGGTGACGGACGAATGGGATCGAAGCTGCTGGATGTTATCCCCAACTCCGAAGCGATCAAAGCCGGAATTAAAACGGCGGCGGCCAATGTGGTGCCGAACGATGCTTTGCATATGCCGACGCTCGAAAATTTGAAAACCCATCCGGAGCTCGTGCCGGGTACCGGGGCGGGAACCCTGTTCCTGGATATGTTCGCGAAAGTCATTACGGGCAAAGAGCCGGTTGACAGCGGCTTCGATAATTTCGTTAAGGAATGGCGCCGCCGGGGCGGCGATGACGTGATCAAGGAAGCGACCGATTGGTACAACGGCTTCCACAAAAAGTAA
- a CDS encoding ABC transporter permease, whose protein sequence is MVRIYHKLTSNDALLLLLIALPGILHFLIFRYVPLLGNVIAFQNYNLFAGMADSPWVGLKHFQNMFTYAEFYRILRNTMLLSLYSIIFGFPAPLILALLLNEIRQKWFQRPVQTLLYLPHFLSWVIVGGLFVNLLSIDGFLNTILGSLGLANRDFLTIPEYFRSILVSIGIWKEIGWGMIIYLAALSGINPSLYEAAMMDGAGRFRQMWSITLPSLLPAITVLFLLRIGHVLDANVEQVLILLNPLVRDVGEVIDTYVYRVGLLGAQFSLTTAIGIFKSLVGLILVVGLNALSRKTTGESIY, encoded by the coding sequence TTGGTCCGTATCTATCATAAGCTTACTTCGAATGATGCCCTGCTGCTGCTTCTTATCGCCCTGCCCGGCATCCTGCACTTCCTTATTTTCCGCTACGTGCCGCTCTTGGGTAATGTTATTGCCTTTCAGAACTATAACCTGTTCGCAGGCATGGCCGACAGCCCGTGGGTGGGCCTGAAGCATTTCCAGAACATGTTCACCTACGCGGAATTTTACCGAATCCTGCGCAATACGATGCTTCTCAGCCTCTATTCCATTATTTTCGGATTCCCGGCGCCCCTAATCCTGGCTCTGCTCTTGAATGAAATCCGGCAAAAATGGTTTCAACGGCCGGTTCAAACGCTGCTTTATCTTCCGCACTTTCTCTCCTGGGTCATTGTAGGCGGTTTGTTCGTTAACCTTCTTTCCATCGACGGGTTTCTGAACACCATCCTGGGCTCGCTTGGCTTGGCCAACCGGGATTTTCTCACCATCCCGGAGTATTTCCGCAGCATCCTGGTATCGATCGGCATCTGGAAGGAAATCGGATGGGGCATGATCATCTATTTGGCGGCCCTGTCCGGCATTAACCCCAGCTTGTACGAAGCCGCTATGATGGATGGGGCGGGACGATTTCGCCAAATGTGGTCGATCACCCTTCCCTCTCTGCTGCCGGCCATCACCGTTCTGTTCCTGCTGCGGATCGGTCATGTGCTGGACGCCAATGTGGAGCAGGTGCTGATTCTGCTGAACCCGCTCGTCCGGGATGTCGGGGAAGTGATCGACACGTACGTCTACCGGGTCGGCCTGCTCGGGGCACAGTTCAGCCTGACTACCGCCATCGGCATTTTCAAATCGCTGGTCGGCCTTATTCTGGTCGTCGGATTGAATGCGCTCAGCCGCAAAACAACCGGTGAGAGCATCTATTAA
- a CDS encoding DUF3298 and DUF4163 domain-containing protein — MSLILYPVKVISHRLTGRKLNVVYPVVESLPHPEVQRKINEAILTEVRAMLRAQDYPANPDTEVTGYYEIKTNERGVLSLSLFSYAYSGGAHGITLQRSLTFAIQTGEKYSLKDLFKPETDYIRIVNRQIEEQIMARQIPLLEEFKTIRPDQDFYIADKALVVYFQLYELTAYVYGFTYFPLSVYSLQPYIREDGPLGTMIY, encoded by the coding sequence ATGAGCCTTATTCTATATCCCGTGAAGGTCATTTCGCACCGGTTGACCGGCCGAAAGCTGAATGTGGTTTATCCTGTCGTAGAAAGCCTTCCTCATCCCGAGGTCCAGAGGAAGATCAACGAAGCCATCCTAACAGAGGTCAGGGCCATGCTCCGGGCACAGGATTATCCGGCTAATCCCGACACGGAAGTCACCGGCTACTATGAGATCAAAACGAATGAGCGGGGAGTGCTCAGCCTCTCTTTGTTTTCCTATGCCTACTCAGGAGGGGCTCACGGGATTACCCTTCAGAGGTCTCTTACGTTTGCTATCCAAACGGGAGAAAAGTACAGCCTCAAGGATTTGTTCAAGCCCGAAACCGATTACATCCGGATTGTTAACCGCCAAATAGAAGAGCAAATCATGGCGCGTCAAATTCCGCTGCTCGAGGAGTTCAAAACCATCCGGCCCGACCAGGATTTCTATATCGCGGATAAAGCCCTGGTGGTCTACTTCCAGCTGTATGAATTAACCGCTTATGTCTATGGCTTTACTTACTTTCCCCTCTCTGTCTATTCGCTCCAGCCTTATATCCGGGAAGACGGCCCTCTCGGGACGATGATTTATTAA
- a CDS encoding carbohydrate ABC transporter permease, whose product MPAYRSDRWFSFINGTFFIVLCLTMISPLIHLAAVSLSEARYANAKLVYFWPKGWNTEVYSMILGMDNLWRAMGVSVYITVLGTLISLVLTSTIAYALSRPSMPGRKIVLRGIVVTFIFSAPLIPNYLLVRSLGMENTLWALMIPGALSAFYVIIMKTFFQGISSEMFDAAKMDGCSEWGIYARVAIPMSLPVIATIALFHAVGQWNSYFNALLYIRSKDLLPLQVLLRNLVMEEQASNMASSAEVSLVMTPEMLKAGITLFATLPILIVYPFLQKYFVKGASLGSLKE is encoded by the coding sequence ATGCCCGCTTACCGGTCGGACCGTTGGTTTTCTTTCATCAACGGGACCTTTTTTATCGTGCTCTGTTTGACGATGATCTCTCCTTTAATCCATCTGGCCGCGGTCTCGCTAAGCGAAGCCCGCTACGCCAACGCCAAGCTCGTCTATTTCTGGCCCAAGGGCTGGAATACCGAAGTCTATTCGATGATCCTCGGGATGGATAACCTGTGGAGGGCGATGGGGGTAAGCGTCTATATTACCGTCCTTGGAACACTGATTTCTCTCGTCCTGACGTCTACCATCGCTTATGCCTTATCCCGTCCGTCCATGCCGGGGAGAAAAATCGTGCTTCGCGGGATCGTCGTCACCTTTATTTTTTCCGCGCCCCTCATCCCGAACTATCTGCTGGTTCGGTCTCTCGGAATGGAGAACACCCTGTGGGCGCTCATGATACCCGGAGCCTTGTCGGCCTTCTACGTGATCATTATGAAGACGTTCTTCCAGGGCATTTCAAGCGAAATGTTCGACGCCGCCAAGATGGACGGCTGCAGCGAATGGGGAATTTACGCCCGGGTGGCCATCCCCATGTCCCTGCCGGTCATTGCCACCATCGCCTTGTTTCATGCGGTAGGCCAGTGGAACTCTTACTTCAACGCCCTGCTGTATATTCGCAGCAAGGATCTCCTGCCCCTTCAGGTGCTCCTGCGCAATTTGGTCATGGAGGAGCAAGCTAGCAATATGGCCAGCAGCGCCGAGGTGTCGCTTGTCATGACGCCGGAGATGCTGAAGGCCGGCATCACGCTATTTGCCACGCTGCCGATTCTGATCGTCTATCCCTTTCTGCAAAAGTATTTCGTGAAAGGGGCCTCGCTCGGTTCGTTAAAGGAGTAA
- a CDS encoding sporulation protein, giving the protein MFNKFLAKIGIGSAEIDTVLEQTHYTPGDEVRGEIRLRGGSVEQQIETIALSVMTEYIKESNDNKYHQRAEIARIHVTPPFLLQAGEGREIPFSFRLPARTPLTLGRTPVWIRTELEIQGAVDPSDNDRIEVYPSAEMRTVLDGVEEAGFRFRKAECEYTAHLGGGLPFLQEFEFTPTGRFRGRLDEVEIMFVGQDEGGIDLLLQIDRRARGLSSLFAEAFDMDESFVRLRLSSGELAGGPHAVAGTLSGIIERYAK; this is encoded by the coding sequence TTGTTCAATAAGTTTTTGGCCAAAATCGGGATAGGGTCGGCGGAAATCGATACGGTGCTCGAACAGACCCACTATACGCCGGGAGACGAGGTCCGCGGAGAGATCCGGCTTAGGGGAGGAAGCGTCGAGCAGCAGATCGAAACGATTGCGCTCTCTGTCATGACGGAATATATCAAGGAAAGCAACGACAACAAATATCATCAGCGCGCAGAGATCGCGAGGATTCACGTAACGCCGCCTTTCCTTCTTCAAGCAGGGGAAGGTAGAGAGATTCCATTCTCGTTCCGGCTGCCGGCTCGGACTCCGCTAACGCTGGGCCGCACTCCCGTCTGGATCCGGACCGAGCTGGAGATTCAAGGGGCTGTCGATCCGAGTGATAACGACCGCATCGAGGTCTATCCGTCGGCCGAAATGCGAACCGTTCTGGATGGGGTCGAAGAGGCAGGCTTCCGTTTCCGCAAGGCGGAATGCGAATATACGGCTCATCTGGGCGGAGGTCTTCCCTTCCTGCAGGAGTTCGAATTCACTCCAACCGGAAGATTCCGCGGCCGGCTGGACGAGGTGGAAATCATGTTTGTGGGACAGGATGAGGGTGGCATTGATCTCCTGCTGCAGATTGACCGGAGAGCGAGGGGATTGTCCAGTCTCTTCGCCGAAGCCTTCGACATGGATGAATCCTTCGTCCGGCTGAGGCTGTCTTCCGGAGAACTCGCCGGCGGTCCTCACGCGGTAGCCGGAACCCTATCCGGAATTATCGAGCGTTACGCCAAGTAA
- a CDS encoding helix-turn-helix domain-containing protein, which yields MTWLNKLRPVSFQRKLLGYSLIVSIVPVLLVGLLSSFLASRSLQNEVNGNHKYMLDQVEKQLSQFIASLRVSSINIATSLAVERTVRDGPSIDNLTNSLEMNETIRRIRSSSPIPYNVSMILRNHRNYLYSNAFETSSRPMQRLAPILDTWMPKANEPFLVPANTFDDQPDMLLYSPVPIQTSYTQGVLVLHVNPQDILRFLGSLELANRTKLMVADEQGRIVISNQEEQMGKRLEDFKDLYANREKAVLQPVTIDLEGVAHRLRAKTAASGGWTYYVMTPAEVFSRQVNRIQWITWGLVGILTFAWGGVALFASRWLYRPIDRLSRKVLPVRPEAPRPRDGLDALDSYLHELVDTNQTLLSRLKEQFPYLKQGFFHQLLKGELSENDFLAEAERFHFRPAGGAVFVCVAQTDRVDLFRETYRGKDRGLIHYALLKMLEETFHAFPSCLAFTPETGQVVLLIGTEDDPAGRQGSGEGEMLERLIRCADEARGHALTYFRFPLSIAISSRLEGYEAIARGYEEARSLLRHRLALGENATISAGRLDPGLNRSTQQLVELQKRIVFHLVHGNAEESRRLLAGLREELTATPVPPDTARALFAYLLGELDYTLQQSGCDLRDRFGLDPYEPLYRLQSVNELEQWLSDEMIPAVQEALSEQTVSRQKKMVHQVKAFIEERCEEDLSLQMAADHFDLSVSHLSKIFKEEAGVTFSEYVLEWRMSKAREWLEHTEMPIKEIAARLSYASVQTFNRIFKQTCGMPPGEYRKQKRAAS from the coding sequence ATGACATGGCTGAACAAGCTCCGGCCGGTATCGTTCCAGCGGAAACTTCTGGGGTATTCCTTGATTGTAAGCATTGTTCCGGTGCTTCTTGTCGGCTTGCTTTCCTCGTTCCTGGCATCACGAAGCCTCCAAAATGAGGTCAACGGAAATCATAAGTACATGCTGGACCAGGTGGAGAAGCAGCTTTCGCAATTTATCGCTTCCCTTCGGGTATCTTCCATCAACATAGCCACGAGCTTGGCGGTGGAAAGAACGGTTCGGGACGGCCCATCGATCGACAACCTCACCAATTCGCTGGAAATGAATGAAACCATCCGGCGGATCCGCAGTTCCTCGCCTATTCCTTATAACGTATCGATGATTCTAAGGAATCACCGCAATTATTTGTATTCGAACGCCTTTGAAACGAGCAGCCGTCCCATGCAGCGCCTGGCCCCCATTCTCGACACTTGGATGCCGAAAGCCAATGAACCTTTCCTGGTGCCGGCGAACACCTTTGACGATCAGCCGGATATGCTGCTTTATTCGCCCGTGCCGATCCAGACCAGCTACACGCAAGGGGTGCTGGTCTTGCATGTCAACCCCCAGGACATCCTGCGTTTTCTCGGTTCCCTCGAGCTGGCCAACCGGACGAAGCTGATGGTGGCGGACGAGCAGGGGCGTATCGTGATCAGCAATCAGGAAGAGCAGATGGGCAAAAGGCTGGAGGACTTTAAAGATTTGTACGCCAATCGGGAGAAGGCGGTTCTTCAGCCGGTCACGATTGACCTGGAAGGGGTTGCGCACAGGCTGCGGGCGAAAACGGCAGCTTCCGGTGGCTGGACCTACTATGTGATGACGCCGGCCGAGGTATTCTCGCGCCAGGTGAACCGGATTCAATGGATCACCTGGGGGCTTGTGGGGATCCTTACGTTCGCCTGGGGAGGCGTCGCGCTGTTTGCTTCCCGTTGGCTGTACAGGCCGATCGACCGGCTGTCCCGCAAAGTGCTTCCGGTGCGGCCGGAGGCCCCGAGACCGCGTGACGGTCTGGATGCCCTTGATTCCTACTTGCATGAACTGGTTGACACGAACCAAACCCTTCTCAGCCGGTTGAAGGAGCAGTTCCCCTATTTGAAACAGGGATTTTTTCATCAGCTTCTAAAGGGAGAACTATCGGAGAACGACTTCCTAGCCGAGGCGGAACGGTTTCATTTTCGTCCGGCCGGAGGAGCAGTCTTCGTCTGTGTAGCCCAAACCGACCGGGTTGACCTCTTTCGGGAAACGTACCGAGGCAAGGACCGGGGGCTGATTCATTATGCCCTCCTCAAAATGCTGGAGGAAACTTTCCACGCCTTCCCTTCCTGTCTCGCATTCACGCCCGAAACGGGGCAGGTCGTTCTGCTCATCGGTACGGAGGACGATCCCGCCGGCAGGCAGGGATCCGGAGAAGGGGAGATGCTGGAGCGCCTGATCCGGTGCGCGGATGAAGCCCGAGGACATGCGCTGACCTATTTTCGCTTCCCGCTCAGTATCGCCATAAGCTCCAGGCTGGAAGGATATGAAGCCATTGCCCGCGGATACGAGGAGGCACGGAGCCTGCTGAGACACCGTCTCGCTCTAGGCGAGAACGCCACGATCTCGGCCGGACGGCTGGACCCCGGACTCAACCGGTCCACCCAGCAGCTTGTCGAGCTTCAGAAGCGGATCGTGTTTCATCTCGTCCACGGCAACGCGGAAGAGTCCCGCCGTCTGCTTGCCGGTCTCCGGGAGGAATTGACCGCGACCCCGGTCCCGCCCGACACGGCAAGGGCCCTTTTTGCTTACCTGCTGGGAGAGCTCGATTACACACTGCAGCAATCCGGCTGCGATCTTCGGGATCGGTTCGGGCTTGACCCGTACGAGCCGTTATACCGCCTGCAGTCGGTAAACGAGCTGGAGCAATGGCTGTCAGATGAGATGATTCCGGCGGTACAGGAGGCCCTTTCCGAGCAGACCGTTTCCCGGCAGAAGAAAATGGTTCATCAGGTCAAAGCCTTTATCGAAGAGCGGTGCGAGGAGGACCTGTCCCTGCAGATGGCCGCCGACCATTTTGACCTGTCCGTTTCTCATCTGAGCAAAATATTCAAGGAAGAAGCCGGCGTCACGTTCAGCGAATACGTGCTGGAGTGGAGGATGTCCAAGGCAAGAGAATGGCTGGAGCATACGGAGATGCCCATCAAAGAGATCGCCGCCAGGCTGAGCTATGCCAGCGTCCAGACGTTCAACCGGATTTTTAAGCAAACCTGCGGCATGCCTCCGGGAGAGTACCGGAAGCAGAAGCGAGCGGCTTCCTGA